GACAGCAGGCCAACTTGAGCACTACTTGGGTCTAGTTGCCCTGCACAAACTCTGTCTGAatccattgttttgtttcagcaGACTGGAACACTGATAACTGACACAAAACATAAATTGGGTTTTTATTGGCAGTGATGCagtaatgtacagtattttgGCATTAGGATCaagtatcccccccccccccccccccccctccacaacTCTCTAGTTGAAGTAAGCCACCATTGGTAACCACACTGGCTTCCTGTTTACTGGCTTGGAGGCATGTAAATGATTTATTAGCAACTTAGACAGGCGAGAGTTCATTGAGCCAGGCCTCCTGTAACACTCATCTGCAAGGCAATGTCACATCTGATCAATGGCCTTGTCGATAACTAGTAATTTGTATtactaataatacaaataataataataataacaacaacaacatacagtattttatttgtatagtggTACTCAAAAGCAATATTTTTAAACCTGGGAGTTGGGGCCACCCAGTTGGTCAAAACATTATTCATAAAATTTGAATGATTAAACCTGagatatttcatatttctgGTTTAGATGACCGATGAAGGTGGGATGACCGAATCATTGTATCATTAATACAGTTCTCTACAAGTGAGGACAGTGTGCGGTGTGCAGTGACTTCGTTCAAGTGGTGATATTTCAGATTTACAAATTCGTTAATAATAGTAGATAATAGTTTTATTCatgaaaaacaatcaaacaaaaaaaaaaaatcattttattcagcatccatctgtgtgtgtgtatgtgtgtgtgtgtgtgtgtgtggatgataGTGGTTGGAAGGCTATTAaagcttcattcataattttTAGATGATGTAAGTGAAAAAGTGTGAGCACCACTGCTCAATAGCCTACTCTTGTCCACTTGTTCCAGCAAAGCTCAACACTCACACATAAATTTTAATGGCTGAActtgaagaggaaaaaaacatgacaataaACTTAGAGTGCTATGGGGGCTTAAATATTAAAGTTGATGACTTTATTGCAGATTTCCTGGCACTACTAatcatttttggatttttttcacatgtgcTCCAAGAGGAATTATctccattttaattaaaaatgcagTTGACCTGAAGCACTCTGATTTATAGAGTGGAAATCCATTCTATTTGGCTGTCCATGTAGGGAGGTTCTGCATGCCTCTCAGATTCACCTCCACAGGGTGGATCCCAGTTGTGACGGAAGCTGGGACAAGGGCCAGACTGATGCCTAAACATATCATATTTTCTCTCCCACTAGATTGTCTCTAAAGTACAACATTGCCCACTGTATGTATTCAATAGATTGACCATTCCCTGGTGAAATGGTGTGATGACACCTGGATTCAGAGGCTGGTCACAGGCCTTAGGTTGCTATGATTGTCACTCAATTGAAAGACAGTTGAAGCTATTTGCTTCCTAAAAAGCAAGGCTTTTCTCATATTCCAAATACAAAAACCAATGCTCTATTATATCTTCTAGAAGATTCAGAGAGCCACTTTTTTGCCCTCACCTTTCTCCTGACATTTATCTGTTTAAAGAGAGCTTGATTAATGAAGAATACTTGGCTCAGCTCATGTATTTTATGATTTGGTTTGAAGCAGCTATGCCAGGTATGTAAGGAGGTTTGATGGTGCCTGAAACAGTGAATCTTGATGTCAGCAATTGtgattaaaaatgtctttctttttaTCCCAGGCAGTAAGGAAGCTGCGTTCACCTATGCTATCATTGCTGCTGGGGTAGCCCATGCAATCACTGCAGCCTGCACCCAGGGAAGCCTGAGCGGCTGTGGCTGCGACAAGGAGAAGCAGGGCTTCTACAACCAGGAAGAGGGCTGGAAGTGGGGCGGCTGTTCTGCAGACATCCGCTATGGCTTGGGCTTCTCCAAGGTGTTTGTTGATGCCCGGGAGATCAAGCAGAATGCCAGGACTCTCATGAATTTACATAACAACGAAGTGGGACGCAAGGTATGATCATGTTATGCATATAGTCTATTTTCATTTCTATTTGAATAGATCCACAAATCCAGTTCACCTCATAATCCCCTCATCATCATAATCACCTCATAATAAGTCATTTACAGTAAAAGCCCAGCGTTGTGTTCTTAGCCTATGAATATTATACACAGTTTAAGATTGAAGATTGTCAGAAGCACTGAACCATTGAGCGTTTTTGAACAGGTGAGTATTAAGAGCTTTTGTGAAGGTGCCTAGTGAATTAGAGCCTCTGATGTTCCAGAGGGAAGGAGCTGTAATAGCGATACAGAGATGTCTATACACTTTGTTAGTTGGTCCATGTGGTGGAAGTCAAGACGTTTGCATCAGCTGATCTAAGCCTACAGGAAGATGTGTGACACCGGAGGAGGTCAGTGAGATCAGAATGAGCAAGGTTACTGAGGGCTTTGTACATAGTGAGAAGCAGTTTGAACATAAGTTTTTGTAGAATGGGAAGCTGGTGGACATTTTAAAGGACAAGAGTGATGTGATCTTTAGAGCGGCTGAGTGAGCATATGAGTGGCAGAGTTTTCGACGTATTACAGTTTGGAGGATGTGCTGTGGAGGATGCTGTGTCAGAAATGTGATAATTTCATGATTACAAGTTTCAGCAGCTGAGAATaacagagagggatgaggacAGGTGAcgttctgtctgtttttgttatttggttAAAGCTGGAATCCGGCCCTTTATCCTGTAATAGTCAAGTTACACAATACCAGTTGGCAGTAATATGTCTCATTGGTCTCCATGGTTGGAGATGCTCTTCATAGACTGCTATTGAAAATTTTGACCGGGTAGAACAAAAGTCTGCTAACTATCCAACTAACATTAGCCAACAAAGATTACCTTCGCTGGGTAGCCGAGTAgcgctagctagttagcatactagcCTACCCAGTGAGTTTacattgaaaaacatttttggctAACCTGCCTGATATGCTAGTGGCACACACTGTAGTCCGCTGTTACTGTAAAGCTGcaatatttacaccatcataaGAGATGTTATTgcctaatttcattacaaaagttaTAATCATTGAAAGTTAAATTACCTGGTATGGGCCATTATTACTAGGGTGGGAACTGTTTACTGGTGAGCTGACGTCTGTCTGCTACACCattgataatataatacttccatgggttgtttggttgtagtcCGAACATCATTTCACAATAGACTTAGTGGCAATGTAGAGCTAAGTGTCGTCAGCATACGAGTAGAAGTAGGGACCATGGCAGCAGATGATGTGAACGAGGGGAAACGTAAAGAAGGAAAAGGTGGGGACCAAGCACCATACCTTGGGGGACACCCTGAGAGACTGGGCAGTGTCAGTTTTGCAATTGGTGTTGATTTCTGTCAGAGAACTATGACTTAAACCAGGAGAGGGCAGTGTCTGTGATGTTAATGGAGGACTTGCGCcaggagagaagtggagagtGGTTGATGGTATTAAAACCTGCATTTAGGTTTAGAAGGATGAGAATGTTTAGAGAGCCCGAGTCAGAAGAGAAGAGATCATTGGTAACTTTTTGGAGGACTGTTTCTGTGCTGGGCAGTGATCTGAATCCAGATGGGACATGTTCATACAGATTATTTGAATACAGGTGGGACTTAAGATGAGATTCATGTTTGGAGATGGGTCAGTAATTATTGCAGATGTCAAGTTCAAGACCAGCCTTCTTGAGAAGAAGTGTTACAGCACCAAATTTAAGAGCAGGGGGATGTTGCCAGTGGAGATTGAGGAGTCAGTTGCTGTGATAATGAGATTGTGGGAAAACAGGCCTTGACTTAAATTGTATGATCTCTTGCAGAGGCAGGCAACAGAAGGAATAGGCAAATGGACTTGAACTTTTGGTGTGATATGGAGCGTTTATGTTTAGGTTCAGGGGTGAACCAGTTTATTAAGCAGTTCTAGAGATTTTGTGGCTAATTTTGAGTCTGAGAATTCAATCTGTATGTTTAAATCTTCCAAGTGCAGGCTGGAGGCAAGTTGGCATTAGGGTGTGTGAGGAGGGGATAAATAATAGAGGTAACTAACCAGAGATTCGGGGCCACAGATTTTAAGTCAGGAGTTCAAATGAGGTTGGAGCTTGCATGGTTATTTGACCGACTGTCTTGCTGGAGTAGTGCTGCAATGTCACCACCATGACTATCATGCTTTGTTCAGTGCAGACATTGTATATTGACTGAGTTTTTTTTGCCAGTCTTCAGTGATACAAAGAAATGATTATCATAAATTTGCTGACGAAATGACTTTGTTGGTTAGGGGGAATTTAACAGAGCAAGTTTTGAATGGTGTTTTGTAATTAGTTGATGACTACGATTTAGTTAGAGGTCTCAGATTGGCTGCATTCATTTGTTGTGCTGATATATTGAGAAAGTGGAGGGCATCTATGGGCAGAAATATGTGTCACtagaaactgaaattgaattatttatatttgaatttgaattgctcaacttgaataattgcattaaaaaactgaatttgaatcacataatttgaatttgtattgtttaacttgaataattgcattgaaaaactgaatctgaatagcataatttgaaattgaatttattaGTTTGAAACTGAATTCCaataaacttgaaactgaaTGTAATATTATGAAATTGAATTCATTTGCTCTGAAACTGTATTCAGTTCtcacaattcaaattcagttctcataattcaaattcagttcttgcaattcaatttcagtttactGAGACACACATCCTGGTCATTGAGGAAGAGCAATCGAGTACAGAAAATTCCAGATCCCTTCAGTTCTCTGGACATGATACTCCGAGCTGAACACCATCAGTCCCAGCCTCATCCACGATCGAAAGAAACGTTCGTTAACGTGTATCAAGTCCATGGATCAATGGGAGTGAAGGAAATGgtcaaaaacatacagtaggtgCTGATTGGCCGAAAAGGAGTTCTGTGAATCTGCACTCGATTGCTCTTCCTCAACGACCAGGATGTGTGTCTCagtaaactgaaactgaattgcaagaactgaatttgaattacgagaactgaatttgaattgtgaGAACTGAATACAGTTTCAGAGCAAATTAATTCAATTTCATAATATTACAttcagtttcaagtttattGGAATTCAGTTTCAAACtaataaattcaattcaaattatgctattcagattcagtttttcaatgcaattattcaagttaaacaatacaaattcaaattatgtgattcaaattcagttttttaatGCAATGATTCAAGTTGAGCaattcaaatataaataattcaatttcagtttctaGTGACACATATTTCTGCCCATAGGCATCACCCAGACTAGAGAGACTGGAGCATGGTTGAAAACAGTGACATCAGGAGCCTCTGCTGACAAAGCGTGGTCACCGCAAGGTCCCATAGTCATTTAGAGTATACATTTAATCCAAAGTCAAGGAGTGATTGTGTCTGATAAGATTCACAGTGGAGTAACTCAGGATCATGACCACCAGTGAGTGCATTAGCCAAGCACTGATGTTGTTAACCTATGGCCAGAAGTATGGAGCCAAATGGAAGATCGATAGACACCACAGGACAATCCACAAAATGGCACAGCGAGAAAGCAATCTACCGTGAAGCAATAGCAGGCAGATGGGATGGAGCGATGGGAAGTCTGGGAAAAACTGTGACCTCTAAGAGTACTGCAGACTACAAATGTCCACTGGATAGTTCTGAGATCTTGATGTGCTCAAAACGGTGTAAAAGGATTGCTCCTTCATATGTTTTGGGGCCTTCAGGTCTGTGAAGGCAGTTTGactgattttcattttcactctgtTCAAGACACAGCTGCCTCTAATCCCTAATGACTCAAAGCATTATGATTTGCTGTACATCATCCAAGGCCTTCTGAAAGAATTCAGATGTAAATGTTGAATATTTATTGAAACAATTCTGTCCACACTTGAGTAGATGTATCCTGAGGGTTTCATTATGTAAATAACATAGCATAACAGTGATTAGGGTTAATCAGCACTGCATGTCCAACCCTCTTTGTCCTGATAGTAGAGTGTGTAAGAGATACACTGGAACAGTGGCTGTGCAAGCTACCCATTACCTCGCTAGTTATTGTCTCGCTAACAAGGCTGCTGTAACAGGAGAAACTCAGACcttgtgaatgttttttttttttttacaaacagtGGCTCTGTTGAATACTACATTGACCGAGAGGTGTGCATTTTTTGCCAAAAGCCCAATCAAAATGTTGTTGGAGTGGTACTGGCAACATTCTAATACGCTAGTCAAAATTTCCACAATTGCTTTTCCTCTTGCCTTATTCTACAAGTGGTGTAATTCCCATTTCATTCCATGCATATTAGAGCAATATGAATTCACCCCATAAGGGTTTCAGAGTAGTACATGCTCATGTGCTAACACCCTCCAGCCAGTACTACCACTACCAGCAAGGCCCATCCCTATGCTTTGTATTTCCAGGATTGTCTGTTTGAGTGCCTCACATGGTCAAGTGCATCTTTAAATGCATCTCCTGGTCAAAGTTCTTCAGCATGTCTAGGTAATAGAAATAGGAAATAGAGTTTTGAGGGAACTGTGTATATAAAAATTTTGGGAATGTAAACAAATTCGCTGAAGTTCATTGGCTGTGATAGAGTTCTTGTCAGTGCCATAGCGATAGGCAGTGGTCCCATCCTGCAGGAAAGAAGAGGTTGTTTCAGTACTCTGGACAAGGCtttggggagggggagggggaggggcttcaTACTTGAGGTCTGGCATCAGTCAAAATGTGATATAGTGTGCGAATCTCTTAATGTACACTTACTAAACCAGATTCCTCTGTAATTATTGTAGTAGGCCTTTCATATCTAATTTTAAATGATGTCAGATTCTTTTGAGTGCCAACCTTGAAATTTTCTTGAGAAGAATAAACAATGGTGTAAAAGGTGCCATGGGAGGCTTACAGGGGTTCTGTTAAGCAAACAATGGCAGCTTCGTTGGCATTTCACTTCAATGAACTCCATGAATTAAATGTTTGTCAGGTCTCGGGGGCATGACCACACTAAGCTGTATGCATCCAAGGCTTTTGACAATTACCCCAGGAGACTCCAGAAAGTCTGAGGGCACATGAGAGTGGAATAATTAAAAAGCTGGGTGAGGCTTCTTTAATGCCAGTAAGGGTTCCCACTCAgcgaggaggaaggagggttAGCTGATGTCATTCAGCCCGAGGCGGAGAGAGAATACCCAGTCTGCTTTGCCAACCACACCGAAATGTTCCACTCTAACCTTGAAAAGGCCATTCACCGCTGCCAATCTGCTCTCTATAGATGCTTCTTTCTGGAGACAACTAAATTGTCCTTTTAATCACCACATGCTCTCGTAAGTTAATCCAGCTTCTGTGTGAATTCACCACCTTATACAAATCAAGTTCTTACATCCCACATACGTGGAGGGGTTTTGTGTTCATTGTGTCTGTTTTTCCCTGTCTGTCCACCAAAATATCTTTGCAATTGGTCGAGAGAGAGCCATGAGACAAAAACAAGATTGCTCTGTGGAGGCAGGCAGGGGACAAAAGTACCATGAGTCCATGAGACATCTTTGATACAAGCATGGAAGATATTGCAGTCCTCAGACTAccttatttcattttgttttgtttgattaatTGATCTTTTATTGAATTGCGATTTAAATAAACCCTCTTAAAATCAATTGGATTTCTGAACATGTTAATGACACAGCCTCATTTATCAATTTGCTTGCATGTTGTTTAAATATGTATGTGTAAAATACAGCCATAAATCTTACGGCACTTTTATCAACCATGCGGACACTCATTCCCATCTGTCTACCCTTGCCTTGATACATCTCAAGTATCAAAAATATTCATCAAAAGTCCGCGCTCATTCATCCAAAAATATTAACATGGATTAACAAAGGACACGCCCACCCATGTCCATATTTGGAATAAACTGTCAGTGGGCAGTTACCTGCTTTTAGAGTATATCAATTACATTTATTAGCATATTTGTTACATCTCTTCTGGTTGCTGTAGCTGTGACTCTTGAAATTTTGAAATCTTTACTATTGGTTGATTGTAATGTGTTCTAGGAATTTAATGCAAAAATTTGATCTAAAATTTAaatagggttagagttagggttagtaCCTTCCTAAATTTCCTTTCCAATTTTGGAGATTCAAGGATTTTCATTAGTCATTTATAATATTGCATAACAAAACATGCAATAAGGTAGGGAGAGTGCacgtgtttttgtatgtgtctcCCATTAGTGCGTCTTCTTGTCTTTTAAAAGAATGGCACATAGCTACATGCCATATGGAGACATAGCAGGTCTAAGATCTGTGGAATGCTTACGTTCAATTGGAATGCTAGAAAACTTTTGTCTCAACCTGTTGAACTATTCATGAAATATGTTAGACCACGTTTTTCTGTGAACTCATTGTATGCTATATGTTTCCTACCTGCTCATTACAAAAACGACATCAACAAAGAAATTATTAGAATTTGTGATTAATGTTAGAAATTCTTAGTGAAAAAGATCTTCCGCACACTCAGATCCATGCAATATACATTTATCAGGCCAAGCTCTGATGAAGGTTGTGTAGACCAAAAGCTTGGCCTAATAAATGTAATTGCATGGATCTAAGTCTGCTGAAGATCTTTTGTCTTGTGGATTCGACTGTTTCTCCAGCAGCCTCGCTTCAcctgtgttttctcctctttcctgtaGCTCCTGGAGAAGAACATGCGTCTGGAGTGCAAGTGCCACGGAGTCTCGGGATCCTGCACCACCAAGACCTGCTGGACGACGCTGCCCAAGTTCCGTCAGCTGGGCTACATCCTGAAGGACAAGTACAACCAGGCCGTGCACGTGGAGCCGGTCCGAGCCAGCCGCAACAAGCGCCCCACCTTCCTCAAGATCAAGAAACCCCATTCCTACCGCAAGCCCATGGACACGGACCTGGTCTACATCGAGAGGTCGCCCAACTACTGCGAAGCGGACCTGCTGACGGGCAGCATGGGCACCCAGGGCCGTCTGTGCAACAAGACGGCTCAGCAGCCCAACAGCTGTGACCTGATGTGCTGCGGGCGAGGATATAACACACACCAGTACTCGCGCGTTTGGCAGTGCAACTGCAAGTTCCTATGGTGCTGCTACGTCAAATGCAATACCTGCAGCGAGAGGACAGAGGTGTATACCTGTAAATAGAAGTATTTATTGGATGTGTATTCACGCACAGAGCTAgatctgggtgtgtgtgcgcgtgtgtgtgtgtgtgtgtccatctgtgtgcgtgcgtgtgtgggtgtgtgtgtgttgctaatgtattttaataaaaggGTTCTCTGTGGCTGATACACAAATGCGTGGAGAAACCGCCTAGCTGCTGGCCTGTGAGCTGGTCTTGGCATCACAACAATCACAGCGAGTCCTGCCTTGAACGTAGGCTACTTATAGCCAGGACAATTGGTTCCTCCAACTTGTGTTGATTCTATTGATGCCAATGGACATCTGCCGTGACACTGGACTCCGCCGTGACTGGACGGTCTGAGTATTAAGCAGACTTATGGGCTCATGAGCTTGTTTGTAAAGTACCATGTCAGTTGCCACGTCATGCCCCAAGCTCGACTTTTCTGCTGGACATACCGGCCTGTCGGCATGAATCACCTCAAACAGCGATagaaatatttgcattttttcacATAGGAACTAGACTAATcataatttataaaaaaaaaaatgagaaaactaCTGATGTTTTTAAGAATTCACTGTTGACTAAATCTGGTAAGGTTTTCAGATGGTGTAGATGCCTGACGtttttagtttaaaaaaaaaaaaaaaaaaaaaaaatccaagtgcACTTAAAAGTATAAAGCATTTTGTTGTTgctatcttttttttacagacaCAGCTTAAACACTGGAGTGGTATGTGCATCATGTAATATGGAGGCTGATTTGAGTCGATGAGCCCGGTCCCCAGTGTCTCAAGTCATAGAGTAGGTCAGATTTTAACTTGACTGAATTCAATATTTGGGACAATGCAGCTCCTGTGCATAAGCCTGGCAGAAGAGCGCTTAACTACTGAAAAGTGGGCTCAGTATGATagtattgtttttcttcttgtttctatCCCCGTTCCCCTTCCACTTTGCTGCTAGTTGTCTGGAAAATCATGGAGTTTGTGACTGAGCAGCCATATTGACTCTTCGAGCTAAGATGACACCACCAGGAGCAAACATGAGACATCCAGACATAAATCCCCCTTAATGTTGGTTGATAGAATATATTTTGTAAGAGattatttttatatgaatatttttttatttattttctatttctttctgtaAGATATGCTCCCTACCCCGTTTCTAACTGTGTTCACTGAGTCTAGCAAAGGAAAGCAGAAATTGGAATGACCCTTAAATACTAGTTTGGAAAATGTGCCTTGTTTCCTTTTCTATACAGTTATCTCATACTGGACTGTGTAGTAGTGTGGTTCATAACCCATCtcagaaaacaaacatctaaCTCTGCTTCACTATCCATTCAACAATCAATGATCTTGTCAAGTTTATCACTAACACTTAGATAAAACCGTCAGACAGAGGTACCTTGAAAGGGACACTAGTGATCAGTCATGATATCACAGTATAATGACAGTTTGATCATAGACAGACTTACAGAATTATAAACTGCCTTTGTATTTTGCAGAGATTTCGCCAAAATAATTGTGGTATATCGTGAGCTTAGAATTATAAGTTTCTATCTGGCTGGAGAGCtattctgagatattgagcatcaaagatttgacaaaCCATCTGGCAAAAATGTTACgtgttttattatgttttttttttttatatatatatttcatccTAAGAggtactttaaaaaaaaaacataacaccacacaagcataagtaacattcaaagatgatgaatatgtggataactcaattttgacttatagatat
This DNA window, taken from Centroberyx gerrardi isolate f3 chromosome 5, fCenGer3.hap1.cur.20231027, whole genome shotgun sequence, encodes the following:
- the wnt7aa gene encoding wingless-type MMTV integration site family, member 7Aa; translated protein: MSRKTRRWIFHFFLCLGIVYLKIGGLSSVVALGASIICNKIPGLAPRQRTICQSRPDAIIVIGEGAQMGINECQFQFKHGRWNCSALGERTVFGKELKVGSKEAAFTYAIIAAGVAHAITAACTQGSLSGCGCDKEKQGFYNQEEGWKWGGCSADIRYGLGFSKVFVDAREIKQNARTLMNLHNNEVGRKLLEKNMRLECKCHGVSGSCTTKTCWTTLPKFRQLGYILKDKYNQAVHVEPVRASRNKRPTFLKIKKPHSYRKPMDTDLVYIERSPNYCEADLLTGSMGTQGRLCNKTAQQPNSCDLMCCGRGYNTHQYSRVWQCNCKFLWCCYVKCNTCSERTEVYTCK